One region of Chanodichthys erythropterus isolate Z2021 chromosome 19, ASM2448905v1, whole genome shotgun sequence genomic DNA includes:
- the eme1 gene encoding crossover junction endonuclease EME1: MTCISRPGFLLSDSDSSDSEELPVFDFSQSKSRQANMVVLDSSDSEMAPVANPISTVKVHTSTGTARSDVLMVSSDSEEEEAIIPLAVRLKQKQCGLGTTGTEEIRAFNVIPNGYSHLLDGPAHHINPEAQPVEHNKICRNITRQCSSNNDAPYLTKETSPEAENGTYLAKCKKTPAEVEAARLEALRKRAMREHQQEEKERLRMEKKALADAVKALRPEECIKHMVVTVDPGLLQLEGGGALLTSLHAMGCNCAIEKQSLPRSVTWARRSPCPQTGEMMSIPDSHTIIQVPVDDFVTMINNYCKRQSNGVLTESGISLTTWIQGLMSRNPGRTLSLVVIDIEKYFRSQNSKCQKKFREAVLGEEKNVGLQGGQKKRRKKDDINQLPEVSRVQVEEALVDLQLQTGVQVRFLSTWKDFTDYITMSTKAVAEAPFKREREKTGFTFCLESEWAGGQKVDRTGNGLLQVWKRQIQQLNRVSPDMASAILSAYPSPRLLSQAYAQCKSEHEKAGLLSDVLIRRGEGVTSTTRRVGPELSKRLFLMMTSHDAQQPLDSAV; the protein is encoded by the exons ATGACCTGCATCAGCAGACCTGGATTCCTCCTAAGTGACAGCGACTCCAGTGATTCAGAAGAGCTGCCTGTCTTCGATTTCTCACAGTCAAAATCCAGACAGGCCAACATGGTGGTTTTAGACAGTTCAGACTCAGAAATGGCTCCTGTTGCTAATCCAATTTCAACTGTAAAGGTCCACACCTCCACTGGAACTGCTAGAAGTGACGTGTTGATGGTCAGTAGTGACAGCGAGGAGGAGGAGGCAATCATTCCCTTAGCTGTGagactgaaacagaaacaatgtGGTCTGGGTACCACCGGTACAGAGGAAATTCGGGCTTTTAATGTGATTCCTAATGGATATTCACACCTCTTAGATGGTCCAGCACATCATATCAACCCCGAGGCCCAGCCGGTTGAACATAACAAGATCTGTAGAAATATAACAAGGCAGTGTAGCTCAAACAACGATGCACCATACCTTACAAAAGAAACTTCACCTGAAGCGGAAAATGGCACTTACCTGGCCAAATGCAAGAAAACCCCAGCAGAAGTGGAGGCTGCCAGACTGGAAGCCCTGAGGAAACGAGCAATGCgagagcatcagcaggaagaGAAGGAGAGACTGAGAATGGAGAAGAAAGCTCTGGCTGATGCTGTGAAAGCCCTAAGGCCAGAGGAGTGCATCAAACACATGGTGGTGACGGTCGACCCGG GCCTGCTGCAGCTGGAAGGTGGCGGTGCTCTCCTGACTTCCCTGCATGCCATGGGCTGCAATTGTGCCATAGAGAAGCAGTCTCTTCCTCGTAGTGTCACCTGGGCTAGACGCTCACCCTGCCCTCAG acTGGTGAGATGATGTCCATTCCAGACTCACATACTATAATCCAAGTTCCAGTGGATGACTTTGTGACCATGATTAACAACTACTGCAAG AGGCAAAGCAACGGTGTATTGACTGAAAGCGGCATATCTCTGACCACCTGGATCCAAGGACTTATGAGCAGGAACCCAGGCAGAACCCTCAGTCTAGTCGTGATTGACATAGAGAAGTACTTCAG ATCCCAGAATTCAAAATGTCAGAAGAAATTCCGTGAGGCAGTGCTAGGTGAGGAAAAGAATGTAGGACTTCAGGGAGGgcagaaaaagagaagaaagaaagacgaTATCAATCAGCTTCCAGAGGTCTCTCGAGTGCAGGTTGAGGAG GCTTTGGTCGACTTGCAGCTGCAAACTGGTGTGCAGGTTCGCTTCCTCTCTACCTGGAAAGACTTCACTGATTATATTACCATGTCAACCAAAGCAGTAGCCGAGGCACCGTTCAA GCGGGAGCGAGAGAAGACGGGTTTCACATTTTGTTTGGAGAGTGAGTGGGCAGGGGGTCAGAAGGTGGACCGCACAGGGAACGGCCTTCTGCAAGTTTGGAAGAGACAAATACAGCAGTTGAACCGTGTCAGCCCTGATATGGCCAGTGCTATACTCAGTGCCTACCCATCACCTCGGCTCCTTTCTCAG GCATATGCACAGTGCAAATCGGAGCATGAAAAAGCTGGTCTGCTGTCAGATGTACTCATTCGTCGCggagagggtgtgacatctacAACCCGCAGAGTTGGTCCAGAGCTTTCTAAACGGTTGTTTCTTATGATGACATCACATGATGCCCAGCAGCCCCTTGATTCTGCTGTATAG